The following is a genomic window from Capnocytophaga stomatis.
TGTATGGGATTGTCTGTTTTTTAGGAATAAAAAGGAATTAGTTAATAATTGTGTTTTTGAGAGTCTCCTATTAATGTGAGGTTTTGATTTTGATTAATTTTTGTACATTTGTCTTGTTAAATATGCTTTGTAAGGAGTGTATTTTTAGAATTGTTTAGTAAAGATTTTGCACAATGAAGACTCGTTTTTTTCATAGTATTTTAGTTTTATTTATTTCTTTTTTATTTTTAAATGAGATACACTCTCAGTCAACTGGTAGGGTGGAGTCTGTTTCTTTGAATTTCAGTGATGCTTGTGTTTCAGCTACTCACAACAATTTCAGCTTATCGTTTAAATGGAGTCCTCCATTTCCAACAGCAACCAACCAATACATAATTGAATTATCAGACGCAACGGGGAGTTTCTCTAATCCCGTTGAACTTAAGAGAATAACAGGACAAAATACAAACTTAGAAGTATCAACCAATGTGCAACTGCCCACTACAGTTCACGGTGATGGTTATAAAATAAGGGTAAGTAGTACTGCTCCTTCAAGCTCTTTGGTAAGTAATGCTTTTTCAGCGTATTACTTGAATGTTACAACACGTTTGAAACTCAATAATGATGAGTCAAGGTTAGCTCTCTGTCCAGGGCATTCCAAAGAAATATCTGTGGATAAGAATACGGAAAAAGCGTACAAATGGTATAAGAACAACGTTTTGATACCTGGAGTTACAGGTCCTTCATATACTGTTTCAGAAGCAGGAACGTATCACGTCACTGTGGATTATGGTAATTTTTGCTCTGGTTCATCAAACTCTCGTTCTAACAACGTTGAGGTGACAGTAGCAGGTAATATGGGGATGAGTATATCTTCAAGTCCTTCAGAAACGAATATTTGTAAAGGGCAGAGTGTGACACTCAATGCAAGCAGTAAAAACACTTCATACACTTATAAGTGGTATCGTAATGATGTTGTAGTGTCAGAGGGAGTAGGGCTTGATACCTATACGATACCAACAACCGGAGACGTTGCGGGAAGATATTACTTAGGAGTTGCAGTTCCAGGTCAGGATTGTGAAGAACGTACCAATGTTATCGAAATAAAACTCAAAGAAGATTTTAAAGTTTCAGCCACTGCAACAGATGGTGATTTGATGTTGCCTGGAGCGACGAAACAGCTCAGAGCGGAGACTGTGGCAGAAAGTCCCTCGTATCAATGGCTTTTGAATGGTACGGAAATTAGTGGAGCTACTTCTCAGAACTATACGGCTTCCCAGCCGGGAGAATATCAGGTGAAAGTAACACAAGGCGGAACTTGTGCAGGTTCGGTATTGTCTGAAAAAGTTACTCTGAAAAGCCCGACGAGTTTTAAAGTGGAAATCAAGTATAAATCAGCTTCCTATCAGGCTTGTTTGTATGACAAAACATCACTGGCAATTGAAAAAATTGTAGCTATAACGGATTCCGGTGAAGTAGTTATGGAGCCTTCTACATATAATGTATTCACATATCAATGGTACAAAGGAACAGAGGCCGTTAATGGGGCTACTAATAATGAAATCTTTTTAGATAACACTTCAAAAAATGGAGCTTATTCCTTACAAGTTTCTGCTTCGGGATATAATTCAATTCCTCGTTCCAATGAATTACCTATTCAACTTATTGATGCGAGTGCAGTTAAATTGAATGAGGGACGCAGAAATATTGAATTTTGTACCAGTTCCGCAAAACTTACTGCTGATCCTGCTGATCCTTCAGCAACCTACACTTGGTATAAGGAAGGTGTTGAGGTACTTAGTGAAGTTGGTAAATACGAATATGAAATTTCACAAACGGGAACTTATCACGTTTCTATGATGAAGCAAGGTGAAGCCGGATGTGCCGCAGTTTCTAACTCCATAGTAGCGATTAAAGATGATGTTACGGCAGGCTGGTCAAGAGATATGAGACCAAAGGAAATTTATGTTGAAGGAAAATCCTACACATTAACCATTTCTCATACGATGACAAACCCAACAATAAAATGGTTCCGTAACGGACAGGAAATATCCGGTCAAACGGGACTTTCACTAACTGTTACGCAACCAGGTAGTTATTACGCTGAGTTGGTGAATGGTGGAACTACTTGTGCGAATGAAAAAAGAGTAACACCAACACAATATTATATAGAGGTAAAAAGTTTGAAACCAACCATAGGTTTTAAAATGCAACAGAATCAGTCAGAGAACTGTGATGGGACGGCTACTCAAACTACGCTGGAATTGCAGAAGTTAGAAGGAGTTTTGGTGGGGGAAGAACCATTACCTTTCAATAGTGCCGATTTTGATAATTTCACTTACCAATGGTTGAAAGATGGCATTCCAATCCAAGGACAAACTGATTACAAAAATTTGCTGGTAATGAATGATGGGTCGATAGGGGAGTATTCGTTGCAAGCAACGTATAAGTCATCAATTACAGAGTCCAACAAATTGAGAGTTTCGTTCGCCTCTGTTCCTGATGTTACAATACAAACCGAAAGTCCTAACAATACACCTATAATATGTCCGGGAGGAAAAACAACATTATCTTCTTCTGTTTCTTCAGCGGCATATTCTTATCAGTGGTATAAAGAAGGTAGCAAAATTGAAGGTGCAGTGGAAGCTAATTATGATGTTACCGAAGCAGGAAATTATTACATAGAAATATCAAACGGAGTATGTACTAAGAAATCCGAGACGGTTTCCGTGAATTACTTTAAAGCAGAAAACATAAAGATTATTCGTTTGGATAACAATATGGAGGTTCCTGATAAATCTTCTTTTTCTGCAACGAAAGGGCTTGAGGTTGGAGTTTTAGACAGTAGTAGTGATTATCAGTATTATTGGAGTACCCCTGATAAGCAAACCTTTGGTGAAAAGGTTGTAATTACAGAAGTTGGAGTTTATACTTTAACAACTACAATCGGAGGAACTTGTTCGCCGGTAGTGGTTTCATTTGAAATAAAAGATTTGTACGAAATTAATGATATACCGAATGTTGTAACACCGAATGGGGATGGATTTAATGATTTTTGGGAAATTCCAAATGAGTATCTAAATAAAAGTTATGTGAGGGTAAGGATATATTCTCAAGAAGGGAAAGTGGCTTTCGACGGAACGAATTATGACAACAGGTGGCCTAATGTAAATATCTCCAAAGATATAGGCAAAAGAGCTCTCCTTTATATGTACGTAATTGAAGTCAATGGGAAAGTCGAGAAACAAGGGGTTATTACCGTAATTAAATAATGAACACAAATAACTTATTACTTTATTTAGATAATAAAGACGGAATTATGACAAAAAGAAGTACTATCATATTAATCGTTTTTACTTTTTTTCTGCAATTTGCTGTGGCTCAGAAGGCATATCATTATTTGCCCTACGAAATGCCTGGGCATACAGCCGTGAAATTTAATTCTTTTTTAATGAACCCCGCATTTCCGATTTTTGGAGAAAGGGAATCTCATATCGCGTTGTACCACAGAAATCAGTGGATGAATTTCAGAAATAATTTTAAAACCTATATGGGAACTTATGGCAGAAAATGGTCTGACCAAGAGATGTTCCACGGGATGATTTTTCAGAAAAAGGCAGGTGTATTTACCAATTACGGAGTTTTAGGAAATTACATACATCAGATTGAAATTTCTGATGAAAATTACCTTCGATTGGGAATC
Proteins encoded in this region:
- a CDS encoding Ig-like domain-containing protein → MKTRFFHSILVLFISFLFLNEIHSQSTGRVESVSLNFSDACVSATHNNFSLSFKWSPPFPTATNQYIIELSDATGSFSNPVELKRITGQNTNLEVSTNVQLPTTVHGDGYKIRVSSTAPSSSLVSNAFSAYYLNVTTRLKLNNDESRLALCPGHSKEISVDKNTEKAYKWYKNNVLIPGVTGPSYTVSEAGTYHVTVDYGNFCSGSSNSRSNNVEVTVAGNMGMSISSSPSETNICKGQSVTLNASSKNTSYTYKWYRNDVVVSEGVGLDTYTIPTTGDVAGRYYLGVAVPGQDCEERTNVIEIKLKEDFKVSATATDGDLMLPGATKQLRAETVAESPSYQWLLNGTEISGATSQNYTASQPGEYQVKVTQGGTCAGSVLSEKVTLKSPTSFKVEIKYKSASYQACLYDKTSLAIEKIVAITDSGEVVMEPSTYNVFTYQWYKGTEAVNGATNNEIFLDNTSKNGAYSLQVSASGYNSIPRSNELPIQLIDASAVKLNEGRRNIEFCTSSAKLTADPADPSATYTWYKEGVEVLSEVGKYEYEISQTGTYHVSMMKQGEAGCAAVSNSIVAIKDDVTAGWSRDMRPKEIYVEGKSYTLTISHTMTNPTIKWFRNGQEISGQTGLSLTVTQPGSYYAELVNGGTTCANEKRVTPTQYYIEVKSLKPTIGFKMQQNQSENCDGTATQTTLELQKLEGVLVGEEPLPFNSADFDNFTYQWLKDGIPIQGQTDYKNLLVMNDGSIGEYSLQATYKSSITESNKLRVSFASVPDVTIQTESPNNTPIICPGGKTTLSSSVSSAAYSYQWYKEGSKIEGAVEANYDVTEAGNYYIEISNGVCTKKSETVSVNYFKAENIKIIRLDNNMEVPDKSSFSATKGLEVGVLDSSSDYQYYWSTPDKQTFGEKVVITEVGVYTLTTTIGGTCSPVVVSFEIKDLYEINDIPNVVTPNGDGFNDFWEIPNEYLNKSYVRVRIYSQEGKVAFDGTNYDNRWPNVNISKDIGKRALLYMYVIEVNGKVEKQGVITVIK